One window from the genome of Lacerta agilis isolate rLacAgi1 chromosome 16, rLacAgi1.pri, whole genome shotgun sequence encodes:
- the PPP1R3B gene encoding protein phosphatase 1 regulatory subunit 3B codes for MRILDSFPHKPTMAVDVAMQVYLRTPYLRRESFACKNAPKPKTPLRPCIHLNSNTELNELGKEVRALQSNRVKKRVSFADSRGLSLTVVKVFSQFDEPLDIPFNITELIDNIVGLTTVDRDDFVLDFVQPSADYLDFRNRLQADYVCLENCMLKDKAIAGTVKVRNLAFEKAVKIRMTFDTWKTFTDYPCQYVKDTYAGSDKDTFSFEVSLPERVQPHERIEFAVCYECDGKVYWDSNKGLNYRIIRSELKSAREISQPQGGPGFGIAFDQFGSPRCSYGLFPEWPSYSGYEKRGPYY; via the exons ATGAG aATATTGGACTCCTTTCCTCACAAGCCCACAATGGCAGTGGATGTAGCCATGCAGGTCTACCTGCGCACGCCCTACTTGCGAAGGGAgagttttgcctgcaaaaatgctCCGAAGCCGAAGACGCCTTTGCGGCCTTGCATCCACTTGAACAGCAACACCGAGCTAAACGAACTGGGGAAGGAAGTCAGAGCTCTGCAGAGCAACCGGGTGAAAAAGAGGGTTTCCTTTGCGGACAGCAGGGGCTTGTCTCTCACGGTCGTTAAAGTGTTCTCCCAGTTTGACGAGCCGTTGGATATCCCGTTTAATATCACGGAACTAATAGACAACATTGTGGGCCTGACGACCGTGGACAGAGACGACTTTGTCTTGGATTTCGTACAGCCTTCTGCAGATTATTTGGACTTCCGGAATCGCCTCCAAGCTGACTACGTCTGCCTTGAAAACTGCATGCTGAAAGATAAAGCCATTGCCGGCACCGTGAAAGTCAGGAATCTTGCATTTGAGAAGGCTGTGAAGATCCGGATGACATTTGACACCTGGAAAACCTTCACAGACTACCCCTGCCAGTATGTTAAGGACACTTATGCAGGTTCAGATAAGGACACGTTCTCCTTTGAGGTCAGCTTGCCGGAGAGAGTTCAACCCCATGAAAGAATAGAGTTTGCTGTGTGTTATGAGTGTGATGGCAAGGTATACTGGGACAGCAACAAAGGCCTCAACTACAGGATCATACGGTCTGAACTCAAATCTGCCCGGGAGATTTCTCAGCCGCAGGGCGGACCTGGCTTTGGGATTGCCTTTGACCAGTTTGGAAGCCCCCGGTGTTCCTACGGCCTGTTTCCTGAATGGCCCAGCTACTCGGGGTATGAGAAACGCGGGCCTTACTACTGA